A segment of the Corythoichthys intestinalis isolate RoL2023-P3 chromosome 16, ASM3026506v1, whole genome shotgun sequence genome:
cagagaacattcttccaaaacgtttttggctttctgaggtaacttttggcaaactccagcctggcttttaaatgtctctgggtcagaagtggggtcttcctgggtatcctaccatagagtccctttttattcagacgccgacggatagtatgggttgacactgttgtacccttggactgcaggacagctcagacttgtttggatgttagtggaggttctttatccaccatccgcacaatcttccgttgaaatctctcaatttttttttttgtccacatctagggaggttagccacagtgccaagtGCTTTatgcttattgatgacactgcacacggtagacataGGTATAGTCAGGTCTTTggtgatggacttgtagccttgagattgcccacgcttcctcacaattttgcttctcaagttctcaagacagttctttggtcttctttcttttctccatgctcaatatggtacacacaaggacacacgacagaggttgagtcaactttaatccattataCCTGCCTGCAagtattttgttattgctaccACCTCATatatgccacaggtaagtaacaagtgctgttaattacacaaattggagaagcatacccatccatccatccatccattatcttccgcttagtccggggtcgggtcgcgggggcagcagctttagcagggaagcccagacttccctctccccagccacttcagccagctcctccggcgggattccaaggtgttcctaggccagccgagcgacatagtctctccagcgtgtcctgggtcgaccccggggcctcccgccggtgggacatgcccggaacacctctccagggaggcgtccaggaggcatccgaaccagatgcccgagccacctcaactggctcctctcaacgcggaggagtagcggctcgacaccaagcccctcccggatgaccgagcttctcaccctatcgctaagggagagcccggacaccctgcggaggaaactcatttcggccgcttgtatccgggatcttgttctttcggttacgacccacagctcgtgaccataggtgagggtaggaacgtagatcgaccggtaaatcgagagcttcgccttttggctcagctccttcttcaccacaacggaccggtgcagagtccgcatcactgcagacgctgcaccgatccgcctgtcaatctcccgctccctcctaccctcactcgtgaacaagaccccaaaatacttgaactcctccacttggggcaggatctcatccccaacccggagagggcactccacccttttccggctgaggaccatggtctcggatttggaggtgctgatcttcatcccaaccgcttcacactcggccgcgaaccgccccagtgagagttggaggtcacggcttgatgaagccaacagcaccacatcatctgcaaaaaacagagatgcaatgctgaggccaccaaaccggacaccctcaacgcttcggctgcgcctagaaattctgtccataaaaattatgaacagaattggtgacaaagggctgccttggcggagtccaatcctcactgggaacgaattcgacttactgccggcaatacggaccagactctgacatcgGTCGTACagcgaccgaacagcccttaccaaggggctcggtaccccgtactcccggagcaccctccacaggactcccctaggcacacggtcgaacgccttctccaaatccacaaaacacatgtagactggttgggcgaactcccatgcaccctcaaggaccctgccgagggtgtagagctggtccactgttccacggccgggacgaaaaccacactgctcctcctgaatccgagattcgacttcccgacggaccctcctctccatgcacccctgaatagactttaccggggaggctgagcagtgtgatccctctataattggaacacaccctccggtcccactttttaaaaagggggaccaccaccccggtctgccaatccagaggcactgtccccgatgtccacgcaatgttgtagaggcgtgtcagccatgacagccctacaacatccagagcctttaggaacttcgggcggatctcatctacccctggggccttgccaccgaggagcttaccaaccgcctcagtgacttcaaccccagagatcgaagagcccacctcagagtccccagactctgctccctcaaaggaaggtgtaagataagcttgtttttgggtgccaaatatattgctctcccacagctattatacatgcactcccaagctattatgaagaatacagttttagccataatcatgtgcttacgGGTGATTGTTCATATTCTGCTGATAAGTAGATACACACACATGTTGATTCATCGCACAAggtctcagtacttttccaccaagctgcagtactttgagtgcaaaatgtgtgttcaaaacaaagatatctTGCCTGCTCAGGTAATTCAATCAGGAAGGTTTAATCAGGAAGTGTGACTGTTCAATCACTGACTAGAATAAGGAATTTGCCCGACCGAacctgccacgttggacaacagtgttgtaactgtattctgctcatcaataagccctcaataaaagttagCAGCGCGGGAGAGTTCGGAGAGAGACTCGGATGAAAGATGTTGGTTGCGGAACGTGTCTCCTGGCTCTCCCAACCTGCAGGTTGAAAGAAAAATGTCAATTCTCTGACTTTATCTCACCGTGCCCTGCCTTTTGTCAGCTTGCCTTgggtaaataagtaaataagtaAAAGAACGAGTTTTAGACCCAacagaaggcgtgtcggtggaattgaggagggcttcgaagtattctccccacctaaTCACGACGTCccaagtcgaggtcagcagtacaccatcttcactatacacagtgttaatggtgcactgctttcctctcctcagacgccagcTGGTGGACAAGAATTTCCTCGAaattttttcaaagggtgccaatacttttttccggccgattttggagttttgtgtaaaatgattgtaaaatgatgataaaatgacgaccccccccccccccccccccattctcttttgtgttttttcattgcaagccaacaaatgaagatattactaccaaaacatttgtaattgtaatcattttctgggagaaattgagcactatctgacagaattgcaggggtgccaatacttttggacaacaCTGTAAGACACCAAAGATAGATTTCCATTCTGGACTCCACAGTCTAAATCTGCAGCCTACTTTTCTTCACTGGTGGGCACTATTATGGAactatcatcataatcatcttcattttcgacctcgaattgacttttggaaaatttCACTGTTTTTGTATAGTAAAAAATCGTTTTTGCTCCTTGGTTACGCCTCATCTGTCAACAGTgaacttttccgttccaattGCGCCTTATTCAACAAGACCCTTGTAGCacgcaaggtgtcaggtggtgaccatatattaacaaacaaaaacaatttcaaCACAACATATTTAATCTGCAAAGCTAAATAACCAAATGtttcaatgtgttttatttttaacaaaaattataTACCAAAACATCAATttactacgagaaaaaaaaatcttgtagcaATAATACGATTTTACTGTCagtactttttttccttcttcattTAGCCCTCATACTCTGTTGTAACATATCTGTCAATCACGagtagtaattaaaaaaaaaaacatgcatacaTTAATCCCCTCACAAAAAAACTCATTTGTGAGCCAGTATTTTTGATTTTGTTAATTATACATTTTGCAAATTTGAATATATTCAAATTTTCCATActtatttaataatatttttgaaatttttttcaatttttggaaATTGGGGTCTGCCGtttcaaatattaaatgtgaaaagTGTAGATTGAAAGGGTGAGTATTATATAAATAATGCAACTTAACTTTGTAATGAAATGACGGCAGTATAATATGAATCCAACACAGATGAGGAAGTTTGTAtcgaatttatttaaaaaaagataaataaattaaaaaaaaaaaacaaccgagAGCACGCCAGAACACGcgagaaaaaatacaaaaagagGCACGAAACGAGTCGGCGAGAAAACCAAGGGAAAGGCGTCGATGGCCAGAGAAGGCAAAAACCAAAGTAAACAAGTAAAACAAACTAAGAAATATTCCGACACTCGTATATGGTGACAggagtctttaaataatgagcgctccacatgcgccacaggtgtgttgcaCAGCCCCGCCCAACCAGCTGAATCATGTGCTGGActgaaaagaaaacaacaaagatggcacACAAACCTGACAAACTTCAGAGCGTTCAATCAGCAGAGGTTTAGGCAATTGGGTGGGTGTACATCATACACCGATTAGACAAAACAAGGCACCAAAAGTGCCAATCCTAAACAGGATTTCAGGAAGCTCTCCGGAATACAATCGTCCTACGTGCAAAACATCTGATGAAGCCAGCATGGAAGACAGGCAAAACAGTCATTGGTCACGGCTTCTCACATCAAAACACACGTGTCTTCATCCGATCCTTCCGAATGAATcctcgaccacaaactgagcaggaaaaaggtttttcgtcagtgtggattcttgtgtgttgttttaaggtgcttTTTTgcctgaatctttgaccacaaactgagtagGAATAAgtttttttcgccagtgtggattcttgtgtgtgCATTTAATGGTTGCATTtcagtgaatctttgaccacaaatgaGCAGGaataaggtttttcgccagtgtgggttcttgtgtgtcttttACAGCTTTGCTTTaaagtgaatctttgaccacaaactgagcaggaaaaaggtttttcgccagtgtgggttcttgtgtgtcttttAAAGCTTTGCTTTaaagtgaatctttgaccacaaactgagcaggaaaaaggtttttcgccagtgtgggttcttgtgtgaatTCTTAAGTTATATTTTAGAGGGAATGTTTGACCACAAACAGAGCAGGAAAAAGGGTTTTTGCCAGTGTGGGTTATTGTGTGTATTTTCAAGTATCGCTTTTGtgcgaatccttgaccacaaactgagcagagaaaaggtttttcgccagtgtgggttcttgtgtgtagttTCAATTGTCGCTTTCGAGTGAatgtttgaccacaaactgagcaggaaaaaggtttttcaccagtgtggattcttgtgtgttCTTTTAAGTATCCCTTACAATCGAATCTTcgatcacaaaatgagcaggaaaaaggtttttcgccagtgtgcttCCTCATGTGCGTACGATAAGTATACTTATtagcaaaggttttcccacactgagagcaCTTGCAGAGTTTGTCGTCACGGTGAGAGTGATGACCATCATCATTGTAAGGCGAGTGTGACGTGGTGCCATTTTTGTCTGACGGAGCAATGAAAATGTCTGCTTGCAAtccttctgttgagctgctgctgcCTCTTGGAAGCTCCGCCTCTCTGTCGGCCTCACTCGGACCATCTTCACTCTTCAAGGGCTGAACAGTCGACCTGTTGATATGctcttcctcttcctcctcctcctctttaacATATGGCAGCTCTTCCTCttcctttttgattggaagttgcttctgttgacagggctctagctcctcctctttgatttgGTGGAGCTCATTAATATCCTCTTTAATGCCAGGAGATTGTGGCTCCTGCTGCTCAGCACAAAgatattttctgaaacctgcaagacacaagaaaACCATTGATATTTTTTATGGACTACCACTGCGCCTTTCCTTTGTGCAAAACTTGGAGAAGACGAGTAGAGAGATCACTCGCGGTTTTGCGGATTCAGTGCATGGCAcggttttaaaaagtattcataAAACAATAGTAGGAAAACAATATGCGGTTTCATTTTGAGGCGCAAGGGACATTGTTTCTGTAGAGATGCGTCCGAAAATCCGGTGCTGAAAACAGAAaaagaaccttagtcctcttaTGATGACGTCATTAAAGCACAGCGTATGGAAAGCATTATTGTAGCAAAAagatttgtttttgtatttacaCCTTCGTgtttgtatataaaaaaattgtACTCATATTTATGCATTCGTGTTCGTATTTAGGCACCAAATTCTGATGCCTGACTTTTTTTCTGCGGGTGTGTGCATACAACTCTCTTTACGACTACTAGGAATTCTGTCTGTGGACTATTTCAAGTTTACGGCTACGAATCAAAAGCGTTGAAATAACGTCACGTCGGTCTCGGGGAAAactaagtgatcctctaacggcGCATGCGTCGAACCAAAAACTGGCTGACTGCGGTGTTGTGCGCTGAGCTAACCTGTCAGTTGGAAGCAATGAATCACtggtaaaatcaataatgtgttTGTCCAATATTTATCGGTTGAATATAAGCGTTTGATTGTAACtaaatgttttccattttcactGCACTTTGCCTGTTTATGTCAATGTAATTGTTAGTatgtttataaaatatttctaattgattAGACTAATaaccaattaccgtaatttttggactttaaggcacacctgagtataagccgccccccaccaaatttgacacaaaaaaaaaaaaacggcatttgttcgaaGACGAGCTGCACTggaccaatgttccctctaagctgcgcgcgtgcgcaatcgcgcactgcttgcacacaagaaaatctaagctgcgcacaaaaaaaaaaatcaacagtgttgagagaaatgttgggagaaatgttttgtattgataaatgtgtcctcagttgatgtggaaATGATGTTCCTATCGtgtcttgttgttgttgttgaaatattgtcttttcgccacaagatggcaggatgggacttagtTGTCTAGAGTGCTACTTGTGGTACGTCatttttgtttgactttgattactTTGATTTGTCAGATTGTCTGTGAAGACAGGTCTACTTATTGCAACGTTCTTGAAGGGGCTGCCTGAAAGTGACAAGCCAGTTAACAATACATGCGGTGCATACATTTGACACCATAACATTTGCAGAATTCAAAGCCAAACTCCGAAGCTTTGAAGAAACGGAAAAATTAAATGCAGGAGAATAAAGCGACAGAGTGAGGAAGACTCAAGCAACAGCTTCAAGGCAAACCACAGACGCAAACGCTCGTGACCGGCTCAAAGACAACGCAGAGTTAGTGTGCTTCAAATGTGGAACCaaaggccacaatgcaaaatcatGTCGACAAAAGACATGGCGTAGTAGGTGCAAAACTGACACGTACAAAGACGCTACTTGCAGACGCAACGACAAACTGGTTGGAGCGAGAAAAATTGCTGTAGATGGAGATCCTGACTTCGAGTTCAAGGTGAGAGATGAACAGCCTGACACCAGAAGGCAGGATACACCCAGCATCCGGGAACGAGGCCTGATGGTGGACATGGGAGCGACATCTCATATCATCACTGACGTGACCAAGTTCAAAAGCTTCGAGGAGACGTTCAAACCAGAGAACCACAGCGTCGAGTTGGCAGATGGTACCCGGTGCAGTGGAGTTGCACTAAAAAGAAATTATGCAGAGTGCTACCTGATTGACAACAGAGGACAGCAGCGCAAGGCAACACTTAGAAGCGCACTCTTCATACTATCGTACCCACAAGACATCTTTTCGGTGAAAGCAGCAACATCGAGAGGAGCCACGGTACTTTTCAAAGAAGGTGAAGACGAATTTATCACCAAAGACAGTACAAAATTCAATATTCATGTGTATGGCAAGCTGTACGTTTTGCATACAAATGGTGAGTCTGACAAGTGCAATGCATGTTATGATATTATTCACACATGGCACCAAATATTAGGCCACTGTAATTATGAGGATGCGCTCAAATTACAGAAAGTAGTTGATGGAATGCAGATTAAGGGGAAAGAAACAAGACCTGAACAaaagtgtatgtgtatatatatatatatatatatatatatatatatatatatatatatatatatatatatatatatatatatatatattatgcgtATATATTGGTGTTATTATGATTACtgcaactattattattattattattatcaatgtAATCATTATGATTAGTACAGCTGTTGTAGGGAAGTGACTGCATTCCTATggaatttttggagtgaaatggGGGTGGGACTCAAAAAAGCtcggcttcttcccactccttttcgagctacacgtgtatgtattgttataatttttgttacattcatcatgactgtttaatttttattttattgtattttattttttccatacttgttgttttttgttttttgttgttattgctcgaaataaataaatcaaatcaaatcaaaaagtGTGAGATATGCATACAAGGAAATTTATCTAGACCCGAAATAGAGACCCCGATACTCGAGCAGATACCCCCTTAAAATCAGTACACTCAGACCTTGCGGGTCCAATAACTCCTGAATCGATTGATGGTTACAAATATGTGCAATTATTCACAAATGATTACTCTGGTGCAATATTCACATACTTCCTGAAAAAGAAAAGTGACACTGTTCTGGCAACAGAAAAATATATCGCAGATATAGCTCCTTATGGGAAAGTAAGGTACGTCCGATCTGATAATGGGACTGAATACACTTGCAATGAGTTCCAAACATTGTTGAGAAAAAGTGAAATAAGACACGAGACATCAGCGCCGTATTCCCCACACCAGAACGGGACAGCTGAAAGAGGATGGCGTACACTATTTGAAATGTGTAGGTGCATGCTAGTTGAAAGTGGGCTACCAAAATACCTATGGAACTATGCAATACAAACTGCAGCAATGGGACACAACAGATGTTATAATAGACGTACAGGGCAAACTCCTTACCAGATATTGACAAACAagaaaccaaatttttacagaaTGCAAAAATTTGTATGTTATATATACAAACAAGACAAGGGAAAATTGGATTCTAAGTGTAGCCAAGGACAATTTGTTAGCTATGACAAAAACAGTCCAGCATATCTAGTCTACAATCCAGAAACAAAGAAAGTACAAAAACATAGGCTGGTAAAGTTTGTGAACAAGGAAGTCATAGAAAAACAGGCACAGACATGTGACGAGAATCAAGATGAAGAATACAACATGATAAGGTTACCAAAAACTGATCAAACAAATGTACAGGTCAGAAACAGAACTGAAGATCCTCTAGAACCAAGTGCATATAGTGAGAGTCCAAAGGAAGTGAACTTGAGAGTAGaagcctaaccctaaccctatcccTCAAGAGAGAGGAAAAAACAGAGTcatttagagcaggggttttcaacccagtcctcaaggcacactgtgggtcctggtttttgttccagccgatccagcagagacagttgaaccaatgaggcttctgctaaaacaagccacacctgactgcaatcaactgattgcacttgtaaaacaccagattggggaaaaagtgttgtcatcttgtttggtaagaatgaaatcctgcacccacagtgtgccttagtggaataggttgggaacccctgatttAGAGGACTTCATAACAGAAGACAGAGATAGTGATGgagttcataccactgtagactaCTGCTACAGGATGGTAATTGGTATACCTCAAACATATGAGGAGGACATGAGTTCGAATAACTCAAAAGATTGGTCAAAAGCCATGGATGAAGAAATTCAGTcactaaatgaaaataaaacatttacctTGACAACACTGCCAAAAGACAAGAAAACAGTGGGGGGTAAATGGGTTTACGCATTCAAAAAGGATGAAGATGGGAGAGACAAGTACAAAGCACGATTTGAGGCAAAGGGATTTAACCAGAAAATGGGAATAGACTATGGAGAGACATTTTCACCCACAGCAAATTTAACAAGAGTGGTGTTACAGAAAGCGGCACAAAAGAGTCTGTTGTTACATCAGATGGATGTTAAGACAGcgtacttacatgctcatattgACTATGACATATACATGAACCCACCTGATGGTTATAAAGAAAAAGATGGTCTAGTCTACAAACTTGGAAGAATCACTGTATGGTCTCAAGCAATCAGGTCGAAATTGGAATACAGTTTTACATGAATGGTTAACTGACAACAATTTCACATGAAACCAAGCTGACCACTGTTTTTATACAAAGAGGTAAATTAATGAGAAGGTCATCATCCTCATATGGGTCGATGACTTACTTATTGCTGCGAGCAATGATTGTATTCTGAAACAAACAAGGGAGATGCTGGCAGAAAAGTTCAGAATGAAAGACCTGGGACAGCTTAAACATTTTGTGGGCATCGATTTCATTCAAACTCAAGATTGtgtaaaaatgtgtgttttcTTGAGCAAGAATAGTTCTCCAATTtcttggaaaacaaagaaaaaacccaCAGTCGCACTATCTACATGTAAAGCTGAATATATGGCACTGGCTTAAACCATACAAAAATGCCCATATTTAGAACAACTAGCATTGATCATTATCAGTACACTTCAACAACTATACATGATGACATACAGGGGACAATCGCTCTTGCCAAAAATCCTGTTAACAGACAGATGCAAGCACGTagacataaaatatcattttattagatctgttttttcatagtttggcaaagGGTgcatcttatactctggagcgacttatgtgtaaaattattcacacattattatatcattgttgcttgttagcatgttcattATGCCATAGTTATCTGAaaaaactcttaatagctatgttacattaacataccaggcatgttctcagttcgttgtttacaagtcctgtaatgttagcatccgtgcacttattcagcctgttgatctcaattgtatttttattttaaattgtatttcaAGATTACATGTCTGTTTtttgtgctggattctatcaattaACTCGACTTATACAccgatgtgacttatactcagatgcGACTAACTTATAAGCCAAAAAATtcagtacacatctgatgttgcttacCGTGGGCCGCAGTGTAATCAGGGAGCTTGTTTGctctggcacatgaaaaattagagggaattttggactggactacaagccgcagctGTTCTCGCTGTTTTATGgagtatttacaccaaaagatattaaccggtaacactatttgacagcggcatcataagaccaaatgaaccaccacgacgctttgaaccaattggttgcaaagggtcattgcttcaagaagctacatttggccatcactgctcccttgagggagacagtcaacttcctcttccacctgctgtcaacactgtgtcgtacaacatgcctcctagcatgtattgcagcgctacagatcaataatcatgttctgtgttaattatttcttcagttagtgTTCaagttaattgcttgttatggtatttggtggcactttatttgacagtggagccATAGGaatgtcataagatcatcataagtattacatgacactgctatgagcatcaattaattaatgcttatgacaaatccggcaaattatctcacatttgaatggatggaaaagatccgagctggacataaatggagttagtgacataatttgccggatgacacttaattcattaacgcccatgatagtgtcatgtcataattatgacggtcttacggcagtcttatgacgccgctgtcaaataaagtgttatctattaacccaataaatcaacaagtaagccgtaggattcaaaatgagggaagaaAGTAGCGGattatagttcgaaaattacgATACCTAAATTGTGATATCTAAATACCGTCGTTACCCAGACACTGCTGATTCACTATCTATTATTGTGCTAAAAATCTTAAAATATGACCAGACCAGACCCAAACCAGTGAGTGTACTAAATGTTGTTAAATGCCAAGTTTACCAAAATGCCTTGGGTGGCAATGTAGGTCAGGTTGTTAAAATTAACACCTCCTAATGAGTAAAATTGATCAattttctgcacttttgactttcttgataaaattaattaaattctaCTGAGTGGTTCTTAGccaactttatttaaaaaacaaaaacattaaaaaaaaaaaaaaaaaaaaaaaaaaaaaggattaaaatgcaaataataaattcttcaaatttGGTCAATTCAGATCAGTTCGGTTCCAAACGGCACAGTCTTTTTTATTATGTATTGTATACTCATATTTACCATTTGTAAATATTACTTAACCCTGATCACAGTTTTTATAGTACATTGCGCgtaatatatatttacataatgtaactagaaactgcaatttcgggagaaattacacctgggtctttcctctttggagatacagatcttagccccactcaggtctatcaatagaatggacaataatgccg
Coding sequences within it:
- the LOC130931871 gene encoding oocyte zinc finger protein XlCOF6.1-like; this translates as MATPNQRSDLPAKHLYVSQAHYPEHQESAGIKEEEEESPSIKQEEDNLHIKGFRKYLCAEQQEPQSPGIKEDINELHQIKEEELEPCQQKQLPIKKEEEELPYVKEEEEEEEEHINRSTVQPLKSEDGPSEADREAELPRGSSSSTEGLQADIFIAPSDKNGTTSHSPYNDDGHHSHRDDKLCKCSQCGKTFANKYTYRTHMRKHTGEKPFSCSFCDRRFDCKGYLKEHTRIHTGEKPFSCSVCGQTFTRKRQLKLHTRTHTGEKPFLCSVCGQGFAQKRYLKIHTITHTGKNPFSCSVCGQTFPLKYNLRIHTRTHTGEKPFSCSVCGQRFTLKQSFKRHTRTHTGEKPFSCSVCGQRFTLKQSCKRHTRTHTGEKPYSCSFVVKDSLKCNH